From the genome of Trypanosoma brucei brucei TREU927 chromosome 11 chr11_scaffold01 genomic scaffold, whole genome shotgun sequence:
gtttatgtgcgcGCAGACGTAAAAGAAACCACAGCGTGAAAAAATCTGTTACGCACAGCGCGTCATCTTTGTTGAATGCGTCacgccacacacaaaaaaaaaggcgggAATTGAAAGCACAGGGTGAAGAGTAAGAAGAGATAAATAAGGTAAGGAGCCGAGGGTAAGCAAGTAGCAAGCAAGCACAACTACACCACAAGCGACCAACCGCACGGCACCAAGTAGCGGCGTGACGGTTGGGGAAAGAAGCAACGACggaagagcaaaaaagagaaaaagatgtAGCAAAAATGATGAAGGAGATCACAACAAGAACACCCAAGTATTCCGAAGATCTCATTATTTTCGGTGCATCACACGTAACCTTCTCCATTTCGCGCAACTattttgtatatatgttaCCACAACTAAACGCACTTTGATTTCTCGGCCCCCCACAGATACATTTATCGCTGCTTCTATGCTTTACAAACCCCTCAtacacgcacatatatacacgaCTCAACGACGGGGCAAAACGAAGCTGGACCAccaggggaaaagaggaggacaaaaacaaaacaataaatagaACGACGGCTATATCAATGCAGCCAACAAGACACACGTATCCTACTCTCCGGAAACGGCGTGGGGAAGTTGAAATCGGTGTGAAATGTCCGAGGTACAAAATCAGAGAAAACATCgacacagaagaaaaaaaaacaagcagagaaaaaagtaaccATCGAGAAAGCAAAACGAAATAAGGAGTacgaaaatagaagaaatacgtatgtatatatatacgtatatatacaggTAATTGAGCACTGTGGTGAAGAATGAGCTTCAGCTCACGCAACTGCACTCAACGGCTCAACCGCAACACTTTGTTAGAAGTTGTGCGCGTCATATCCTTCAGTGTTTCGTCCGTGTCCAAAATGTTAACCGAAGCCACTCCCTTCCGTTGGAGTTGAACCAACCGCTTAGCAAAAGCTCCgtgcacatacacacgcatacgCGTCCCATTCCACTGTGCCCACTTCCCATCCGACAACTTAGATCCACGCACCAAACTATTTTCGGATGTAGCATAAGGAACGGTGCAACAAGGTAAAGGTAAAGAGAACGGAAAACCAAACAACAATGATACGTCCCCCCACCCCACATCCGCTCCCTTGTCCAATCAAAATTCCCTACGAGCACTCCCACGAGGAAACGCTCAGAAGCGGGGTCAACTTTTTGCAATATACCTGTGCGTGCAcatttggaaaaaaaaaaagaaaatacaaatgaaaaagcGACGCGCTTTTTTTCGTCtctgcttcctccttcccaacaaacaaactttaCTTCTCCTTTCGCTCGTTACCGATTCACCTTTCCACTTCTTTAACCTTATGTCATGTTACACACTTACTTCAATTCAGTATttcaaagagaaaagggtcGCGCTTCTCCGCGTAGACGAACTCAAAAAcgcgcacacacgcaaaatTCCTTATCGGTACCAAATCACACCCTCCTGATTATGCACAAAGTTTACTCCATATCATGGCAAAACCCCTTGCAGTACCGCTCGGCAATGGGGCCACCACGCCAAAGCGGAATAAACACCTGGCCCACCTCCTCATTAACAACTGCTTCCTCTATTATCCGAGCAAAGCGACTCTGCACCTTTTGGCAGTAACGTAAGAGCGCAGCCGTCTTCGCTCGCACAGCCTCAACATCTTCCGCAACTTCATCCAGGACTGCCATGAGCCCGAAATCCGCCGCTTTCATTGTGTTACCACTGTCTTGAGAAATGAACAGCGGCGGCACAACGTCGCCCTTCCCCGCGCGTTGAATGTATAGACCTAAAAGTATAAGCCACTGCATGCAGCGCTCCACACCCGTCGGGACGACACCATCAGTGGATTGAGATTGCTCTTCTGAGCGGGATAAACCCCCTTGTTCATCTGATCCATCGGTCGCTGATGCAGACAACTGGGCCGAACCGTTCTCCCGCTGTGATAAAAGCACGACAGAGCGCAACTGAGTAAGCTCGTTGTGTAAATCTTGCAAGAACGAGCGCCAGTCATCAACTTGTTGTTCCATGGCTTTGAAGTTATCCTTGTGAAAGGACCGGGGTTGCTCATCGCCGTGGAAAACTAAACCACTCAAGCACTCAAGGCACTCGAAGAGCAGGTGCATCGTTAACCGGCTCCAATACAGCAACCCACGGAGCCTCCCCGAATGAACATGAAGTTTTTCACTTGGGATAAGGAAGAAACCACCCACCGTTTCTTTTGGCACGCTCGGTGGCAGAGTCCATTGCGCATCTCGAAACGACTCCCTCATGCGGGATGCCACTGACTCCAGCTCCAAACTCACGCTGACCATCCACGCAGTGCTACATCTTGGTGCCCCTTCAGCCACAGAAAACTGCCCACCGACGCTCCCATTTCGTGATCCCCCACAATTTGTAGACTCAGATGCTATCCATGTCCTGTCGCCTCTCAAAACATGAGCGGCAGCATTTCCACTCTCGCTTATGCTCTTTTCGCCATCACTTTGGCAGTCATTGAAGTCAGAAAACAACGCCTCCGCAACCACCATGATGGACTCCCTCCGACACACATCAACCATTACCTGAGACCTGCGAAGATGCCACAGAACGGCGTACTGCATGAAGTCTTGAAAAAGATCCGGTTTCTGACCCCCCTCATATGGCAAGTATATGACTTTCTGCGTCTCTCCAAGACAGCACCAAAACTTTCCGACGTCCTTAACAAATGTTTCCACGAAGGCGACCTCGTCGCCAATCATTGTCATAATACGCTGCGGCCGCATGGCCACGACGGAGACCTGACTGGGCcgaggtgagtgtgtgtgagatgCGGCAAACATATTATCTACGCTGTTCCGAGTGCGATGGTTGCCACCACTAGCATATTGGGCCGGTCCTTGGCTTTCCCGCTCACTAGTTAATGCATTCACACTGCCATGACGCGATGCCTTCCTTGCAACGTCACAATATAGGTGCTGCTGTGCTGATAGAAGGCGGGAATTGAGAGTGATCAGTCCTCCTATTGCCTCATTAATCTCCTTGGGGGAGCTTGAAACAGAGATCTGCTCCACTTGTTGAAGCGCCTGATTGAGAAGTTGAACGTGACGGTCGCCGTAAATTGAATTGGACGCATCCCAGTTTGCCTCGGGTGGCTGCACCAACGTCGCATCTGCTTCTTCAAGCAACCTCTGTGCTTGCGTGCGAAGCGCCTGCTCTATGCGCGCAATACCATTAATAAACGCAGTATTCCGCTCGACAATACGTGCATTGTGCCGTTGTAGACTCTCCAATTGTCGTCTATGAgattccctttccccttgcCCAGAACGTGTCAGTTGTGCCACCCAACGCAACAGTGACTCGGGTGGTAACTCACAACCACTCATGCTTACAGGATCTTCCACCCTCGAGTAACTGTTGCTGAAACCCCTAACAGAATCGCGAAGCTTATCAACATCAAGGCGCGGTGATGGGCTTGCACGGCCACTAACGGCATTAGTGGCGCTACGGCTGACACCAGGACGACGAGGATACGAAGAACTCTCCCCCCTCTCCGCAGCAACTCCCACACTGCTTAACCTCAGCCGTTCCACAGCGGCGGCGATTACGCGACCCTCATGACTTTGGTACTCCTGCTCGATGGCATTTAATGCGGCACCATCGATCGCAGGGCCAAGTTGGTCACCGATGGCTAGCCGCGACACCAAACTATGGAGTTTAGACATGTCATCGAGAAGAAGACGCGATGATCGGGAAGTGGCGGAAAGAGTCTTGAAGTCCTCGAGTTGCTTCGCGAAGTTCGTGAGCATTGCCATCATCTCTGGTGACGTGCCAGCCTGCACAGGAATATTCCTGTCACCATATTTGTTAGTTGCGTTGTGCTCATTGTAACCTCTGCCTGCGTTAGACACGTGCggattattgttattaaaaCTGCCGTAGTAGAAACCAGATGACTCTACGCGTGTCGGCACAACAGCAGATGGACGCTGTGGGCAGACATTGCTCACAGTACTTTCCTCACGCACTAACGCGCCTCGTTTCTCTgtggcaaaaacaacagggTGGTGAACAGATGAAGCCCCTTGGGGTCCGGCTCCCGTAGCAGCACTCGGAGAAGTTGCCGCCGGGGGGGGGAGCGTAGAAGCTGGAATTTGATGTGCAACCATTTGTGTGCGGCGAGTGTTCGGTGCATCTACGGTGACTTTTCGCTGTTGCGGAACAGAGGTTAATTGTCCACCTCTGCATAGTGTTTTTGTGTCCTCGTAGTTGAACACGGAAAGGTATCTGTCTGACCgtccttccttctccgcaATGACTATAAACGGGACGGCAGTTAGCAATTGTGCTCCAACAGAAGTGACGCTCCCATCCAGTCCCATACCGCGGAAGAGCACCGATGGAGCTAGAGGATCACTTAAGTCTATAAGAGCGATGGACTCCTTGTTGCATTGCAATAGTCCTCCATATCCCGTCACAAGTGCCTTGTTGTCTAAGAAGGACATGCTGCTCAAGCTCACCCCAACAGCACCTGTGACGGCACAGGTGCCTGGATCCACAATAACGAGTGTACGGTGCATTGCAACATATATGAGATCACTAGGTTCATAAAACTGAATGAAACGCATCTCCCCCTTCATATTAACCATATTTTCCGCCTTGTCATTTGATTGGGTGTGCACCCGCACATTGTTACCGTTGGAATCAAAAACCCGAATATAATTGTCATTACTAATCGCCCATATCTGTTTGCGGGTGCTAACGTACACAACACTAGAAATGATGGTGGCAATGTTCCGACTCTTGCTGCAACGTCGCGCCTGCGGATCCCACACCTTCAGCGCTTTATCTTTACCTGCCGTTAACACCTTCCCATAACTAAGAAACCAAACTCCGGTAATCGTCTGTGCGTGTGCATTGCGCAACACACCAGCAACGCTATAGTCTGAAAGATCGACGATAACTATACTACCACGACTGACACCACACCACAGGACATACGACTCCTCACCCTCCACACCGTGATCAGGTTGGGGTTTAACGGCGGCAGAAACAACCGAGTGACTACGGTTGGAGCGGTGCTTTGGTGAAGACGTCTTAAATGTCACCAACTTCGCCGCTGGAACACGTACAACCGCCATCGCATGCACATGGGTTACGTCTAATTCGCGGTTAACCTCCAGCTGCACTCCCTTAAAGTCTAGTAGGGTGACAGGGTCATCGTCAACCGCGGCAAAAAATGACGCATTATCAGGTGCGACAACCAGCGCCCGCACTGCCTGAGTGAGAGACATGCGCGAAACGGGGCGCATAAGCTTAAGGTGATCCGGCACTTGCTGTTGGGCAACTTTCCTAATCACACTCTTGCCATTGCTGGTTTCAGTTGCTGTCTCGGGTGACTGGGAACCGATGTGAGTGGAACTTCCATGGTCCACGAAGgtgtcatcatcatctgccGACACGGTCGCGTAGTGTGTTGTCGGCACTACAACAGTTGAAACCGCCGGGCACTCCGTTGATTTCACGCTATTCAAACTAGGCCTTGTGACACTGGCGGTGTCGCTGCGGTTGTTAGTTAGTTCGCCATCGCTATTCGAAAAATTCTCGGTCAAACTATCCTCCAGGTCGCGGGTCCGGTCGCCCTCCGGCACAGCCGCCACAGTGTATAGTTGAACACGCGACTCGGCCTGCACTGCAGCTGGGGGAAGACGTGCAAATTGTTCACCAACGCCCCAACCGCCACCTGTTTCGACAGAGCCGAGCGAAAGCTCAGGAATGAAGGGTGCTGCCATAACTGCGTTAAAACGCTTACCTCAACCACAATAAAATCCCTACGTCGCACCACGCGCAATCCGCTAGAAATAAATCAATCAGTCAATATGTATACAGatacgtatatatttatgtatactCTTATTAGCTTCTctgaagagagagagagcaatTTTGCTACACCCCAGTACCCTCACTTTCAAGAGTACAAATCACGAAACAGTCCTCAATGGAAGGCAAAAGTTCACAATATCTGGGATCTCCTCTGCCAATTCCGTGGTTGCGTGGACCCTCCGCTTTGGAGGAAGCGACCGCGTGAGGCGTCGAAGGGAGGAACCGCGCGCACGGCTTTGATCAATTTTCCCTCCGTTGTGTGACGCCTCTCCTATTGAATTGTAACTTTGTAGTCTGTAATGCAATTCCACGCCGTTAATTTCCTTTCTCCtgcccccctttccctctatACTTGTTTTCTACCAGTTATCTAAGTGAGACCAACAgttaccaaaaaaaaaataaacaataaaaataaacagtaATGGCCATGATatcgggaaaaaaaaacaaataggaCACAACATGAAAGAATTgagataacaaaaaaaaatatctcGGCTTTACAATTTCCCTCCGCCTCCCCCTCTCGATGAAACACACTGTACACGCCTCGTAATGGCCATCGTTGGGACCATTACAATTAATGTTGGTATTTCTACAGCTACTGTTATTCTCGCTTttccacatacacacacacacacacacaccaaatgAAAATTATCCTCCTCACGATATTACCCACTGGACCTTTCCTTTTGATGCTACGGTTACCGCCGGTTTGTTTCCTCCTATGCCGAACTACCCAACTCctttgacaaaaaaaataaaaagaaagatttgTCTTCAGCACGATCACCCCTCCTCAGCGGGCCTCTCCTGGTGGCGGCTGCTTAGACAAATTCGGAGGCAATAAAGTAACATACCTTGAGatgaagaaaggggggagCGTATATGGTGCTttaggggaaggggagaaaatgaaCAGGAGAATAGAGAGTCGTTgacagagagaaaaagtgagTAACGctcaaaaaacgaaagaatgTGAGAGTGGAAACAAAGGCAAGGGTTTCCACAGAGGCCGGAAACCACAAGGACTTTACTGAAGTAATGCATCGTAGACCCTTGTCACTCCTGATAgcttttggttttttgttgttgtagttttctttttcgtttataTCActgaataaaataataaagtaaACCATTTTAAGAGAGAAATGGTCTCCCTCCCACAGATCGACGTCCTCAAAGAGAAAGGTCGGCAGACAAGTAAGAAGAGCAAAATCACAGAGGAATCGAGGGTtcaacaaggaaaaagggagtaTCAATTTCATTGTttaaacaacgaaaaatatCAATAAGCTCAGAAGAGGGGCACGTCCAAATGGAACGAGCTGTAATGGAGGACATAGGAAAACGTTTTCTCCAACATGCTCCACCACctcaacaatacaaacacaaacatgaagCTCCCGCCCCCGTACTCCCGAGGTACTCTCTCCTTCACTCATGTGCCACAAACTCCTACAAACTCCAGTGCTGATGTGGCTGCCGCGACAGTTCACTACATTACTGCAGTTGCGACAGAAGGTAGTCAAGAGCCTTTGTGCGCTCGCCAAAATCCCTTACAGCAAGGCAGGAACACTTCAACGTCTTCCGTACCGAACCGTCGGCGGCCATTCTGGTGAGTCCTGCCCATTGAGCGAGTTTCTCGCGCTCGTCCATGCTTACGAGGTcaatgttgttttgtttggcgAGAGCAGTAACAAGCTTTTTGTATTCCTCATCCTCGCAATCATCAGCAAGTACACAAAGGTGAGCCGTGCGGCGGTCCAAGGCCCGTGTCACCTCTGAAAGGCCGCAAATGAGGCCATTCGTCTCACGAGCTTTCATCAACACAATCCGGAGAGCGTCTTCGAGGCTGTCCGGCATTGCATCTGCGACGGCATCAATCACCGCTGGCTCTGGAACCTTATCTGCAACCAACGATGTCTCCTCTGCCATTATTTCTTAGATGTTTACCGTTGTGGGAAAGGACGCTAgtcccacacacgcacatacgaAGATGTaatggaagcaaaaaaaaaaaagttaaaaaagaggaagaaacgaaagacGAGTGGTAAGGGCAACCTGAAACGAAGGCATGGAGCTTAGAACAACAGGACTGATCGTCGCCGGGCTCACCACAAGTAAATGCGGCAGCTCCCAGACCGTCTGTGGGGCTGgccgggaaaaaaaaaaatgcgttTCCCCCTCTGCTCATTCTTCACTAGTAACGGTTGGAGAAATAGTGCttgaaataacaaaacatcaAAAGAATATGCGACACCGTGCGTGTACAAATGACAACGAACTCCCTCCAGGGGCTCCACACTTCCAACCACGTGTTGCTGCCACAGCATTTGATTCCAGCGGTCAGAACTACTTGTGACGGAAGGCGTGACGCCGTTTGCTCGAGCGctgcctttcctttccacgtGACGACACATGCGGTTTCGCGTGGCTTCCAGGAACACCTGCAGCACCAAAGTGTTTCACTGATTCGCGTCCAGACTTACGGCCACGGAGCAACATCGTGTTTTTCCCCGTCGGTGCCATCATCGCAAGCTGATCGAAGGTTAAGCACTCGCCACCAGCACCAGTAATGCGCTCGCGGGCGCTCTTCGAGAAGCGGAGGGCGCAGATACGGAGGGCTGGAATGCGGGTCATGCGAACATCATCGAGCACGTCACCAACAATGACGGCAATTGGtgacttcttccccttcttaaGCCACACGGTGCGGCGCCTCATGCAGACAGCAATGCGGCTGAGTGAAATGGGCGCACGGTTGTTACGGCTCTTCAGCAGACGCTTGTGGATAAGTTTATTGAATGGGGAATTGGTACGCTTCCCAAGGAACTTGTACAGCTTGATGAGGAGCTTTATGTACGGGTTCGTCGAGTAGGTGTGGTGGCGCACCACCCGCTTCTTCTTCTGCACTCCGGTGAGGTCTACGCCCATTGTCTGGTCTGCTTACCCAAAGTGACAATTAGGGTGGGGAAGTTCCGAACACGCACACAGGCACTACCATCATTGTACACGTTGtttaataaaacaacagttTAAGACGAGGAGGTAAAAGAGAATGTTGGATAATCAGCAAGAGTGTAATGCAAATAACcagaaagtagaaaaaaatcaagCACAGAAACGTGCACACGCATGTAGAGGTAGCGGGGCAGGTAACATCTCCCCGCCCTTCACTTACAGCTTCCCTGTCGCTTGCAGAACCTTCAAATCCAACAACCACACCATCCCACATCTCCATATCATCTGCCGTGGCCGTTGTCCAACCCCGTCTCTCACCGTGAACAACAAAGTGTGAATGtgtgaaaagagaaaaagttaaCGCTGTTACGTAGCCAGTATCCCACAATATCAATAAACCAGTCATCCTCACTTTCTTTACCCCTCCCCATCAACCGGGGGAAATGTGCACATGTGTGATGATTTTGTCAATAAAATCCGGCCCCCCACACCCATCCCATGCTCCGAGCAGAACTCGCGTCCGTCAACTAAATATATGCTGTTACACATAACTGACCTTCCCAACTTCTCCCTCTTCGTGTTAGTGGGCAACCTCATTCATCTTCTAGGAGGAGCATACATAAGCGGTTTCCCCCGCTCCCACTATACCTCGGGCCTCCCCTTcattccttcttcacttcccttaTCCCCACGTAATTAGTTAGCACCGCATATGGCTTTCCGCTAAACTTCCTCCCTTCGAGGACGCTAAGCATCTGGTGGTGCATGCATGAAAGGCTTTTGGTTACCGGCCATAGAGGCAAATGGCTGACCCAACGCACTGTATGCCCACGCCCACAGTGACGCACGACGCCAGCGATTCCTCTCTTCCATAGACGTAGCAGACGGTGCTTCATTACCTTCCCCTGTGGGTGACGGATCTGAGGCTACTGGTGAAGGACCATGCGTTCCCGCAAGGCGTGCAATGGTGAATACAAAATTATCCAATGCCGGATCGTCGGTGCTCCCGCTTGCAGCCACCCATGTGCCAGACTGCAGCTCCCCCTCCAACTGTTGAACTCCCCAACCACTAAAACCACAGATCACAACAATATCTTTTGGGTCTGCGGTGCCATCCtcaattttttgttgaagaGTGTCATAACTCCCATCGATCCATAAAGAGTGGGATAACGGAATGGCATCGTCAACATCAGGAATTCGGTGAAGTAACAACATAGTAGAGTCGAAGGAGCCACGACTCACAGGCCCACCAATCATCACAGTATGATTGCATAGATGTTTGGCGAAAAGCGGATGGGCGCTGCTCAGCCTCATGGTCATACTGACAGGCATCAAAGCACCCTTATCGTTCTCCAGTGGCTTATTCAACACCAACGCAGCCGATTCATTCGGTGTGACACGCACGACGATCATGACGGTATAACGAAAAAAGTCGTAGAGCTGTGGGTGTGCCAACAGCAACTGCGCTTTCTTTGGAGTGTCAAAGGTAGCCTTCTTGTTGCTGCTCCTATCGTCACTTTCCTCCTCGCTTATCACACCTTCCTCACTGGAAGTATCCTTCGTTTCTGCCTTTCCCTCTGTATGTACGTCCTCCTCTGAAGTCCGGCTCACGCCCATATCT
Proteins encoded in this window:
- a CDS encoding 40S ribosomal protein S12, whose amino-acid sequence is MAEETSLVADKVPEPAVIDAVADAMPDSLEDALRIVLMKARETNGLICGLSEVTRALDRRTAHLCVLADDCEDEEYKKLVTALAKQNNIDLVSMDEREKLAQWAGLTRMAADGSVRKTLKCSCLAVRDFGERTKALDYLLSQLQ
- a CDS encoding 60S ribosomal protein L18, putative (identical to 60S ribosomal protein L18 (Swiss- Prot:P50885) (Trypanosoma brucei brucei); similar to 60S ribosomal protein L18 (Swiss-Prot: P42791) (Arabidopsis thaliana)); the encoded protein is MGVDLTGVQKKKRVVRHHTYSTNPYIKLLIKLYKFLGKRTNSPFNKLIHKRLLKSRNNRAPISLSRIAVCMRRRTVWLKKGKKSPIAVIVGDVLDDVRMTRIPALRICALRFSKSARERITGAGGECLTFDQLAMMAPTGKNTMLLRGRKSGRESVKHFGAAGVPGSHAKPHVSSRGKERQRSSKRRHAFRHK